Proteins encoded together in one Calditrichota bacterium window:
- the fliD gene encoding flagellar filament capping protein FliD, with protein MSQGSTTVSGLVSGIDWDSTIQQLMQIERRRVTLYEDRKSENETKLSLWAQIQSKIAGLQGAAQNLDRRSEFVVKSASSSDSSVVTVQASSSAARGSHSVEVLALAKAHSIAAQGFDEKNSTGVGDSGGDLIIQVGDETITIADADFSSATTLEQLKNLINNSSDNEDLVTASILDDGSDSGRYRLVLTANNPGLDNQISFDANPTDLNFSTSAVDLAETGAGWSGTSAITSGGTYTGDVNKSYIFTVVSGGTVGTDNVDIEWTDSAGNTGSFTIASGDAGNPIAVADGVTMTFDVGDLVAGDYFSTDVFVPTLTAAQDANFRVDGIYVSQSTNIVENFIDGVTLNLLSASPGEDVTVSIADDKEAMKDKVRVFVETYNSVMQDISTFTAYDEDSESAAPLIGDGFLSSIRNDLSSVVQQRVGQLPDGNVLSSLADLGILSGSRGVLTINETKLSDALDDRFEEVVSLFTQSFESGDNKIGLVTTTEESQGGTYDLIVDYDANGAPLSATINGVAATIDGYLIRGVDGTATEGIVLSFTPPGSGSAGQVNTTFRLGKGVSEMVAQSTSRILDDENGEIHFAQQSLETQNENLDRQIASWEARLTLIEEQLRRQYSTLETTLSKMRNQSNYLAGVLG; from the coding sequence ATGTCTCAAGGATCAACTACGGTTTCTGGATTAGTCTCAGGTATTGACTGGGATTCGACTATCCAACAGCTCATGCAAATCGAGAGGCGGCGAGTTACCCTCTACGAAGACCGCAAGAGCGAAAATGAAACTAAGCTCAGTCTATGGGCTCAGATCCAAAGCAAGATTGCCGGGCTGCAAGGCGCCGCGCAGAATCTTGACAGAAGATCCGAATTTGTGGTCAAATCGGCATCCTCCTCCGATTCTTCCGTCGTAACGGTACAAGCTTCGTCAAGCGCTGCTCGCGGCTCGCATTCCGTGGAAGTACTTGCATTGGCCAAAGCTCATAGCATTGCGGCCCAAGGATTCGACGAGAAAAATTCTACCGGCGTCGGTGATAGCGGTGGTGACCTCATCATTCAGGTGGGGGATGAAACCATCACTATCGCCGACGCCGACTTTTCTTCCGCGACCACGCTCGAACAGCTTAAAAATCTGATCAACAATTCGAGCGACAACGAAGATCTCGTTACCGCCTCGATTCTCGATGACGGCTCGGACTCGGGTCGCTACAGACTTGTTCTGACGGCGAATAACCCCGGCCTCGACAATCAGATCAGCTTCGATGCAAATCCCACTGACCTGAACTTCAGCACCAGCGCCGTCGACTTGGCAGAAACCGGTGCTGGTTGGAGCGGCACATCGGCCATCACGTCCGGCGGTACCTACACCGGCGATGTCAACAAAAGCTATATCTTCACTGTGGTTTCCGGCGGAACCGTCGGCACGGACAATGTGGACATCGAGTGGACCGACAGTGCCGGCAATACCGGAAGTTTCACGATTGCGTCCGGTGACGCGGGAAATCCTATCGCCGTCGCCGACGGCGTGACGATGACCTTTGACGTCGGTGACCTTGTTGCGGGGGACTACTTCTCGACCGACGTGTTTGTCCCGACACTCACCGCCGCACAGGATGCCAATTTCAGAGTCGACGGTATTTATGTGTCTCAGTCGACCAATATCGTTGAAAATTTCATCGACGGTGTGACTCTCAATCTCTTGTCCGCGTCTCCCGGTGAAGATGTTACGGTTTCGATTGCTGACGATAAAGAAGCCATGAAAGACAAGGTTCGTGTCTTCGTCGAAACCTACAATTCGGTGATGCAAGACATCTCCACGTTCACGGCCTATGATGAAGACAGTGAATCCGCGGCGCCGCTTATCGGCGACGGCTTCTTGTCTTCGATTCGCAACGACCTGTCGTCGGTCGTACAGCAGCGGGTCGGCCAACTCCCCGACGGAAATGTCTTGTCCAGTCTCGCGGACTTGGGAATCTTGTCCGGCTCGCGAGGAGTGCTGACGATCAACGAAACCAAACTGTCCGATGCGCTGGATGATCGTTTCGAAGAAGTCGTCTCCCTCTTCACACAGTCTTTTGAAAGCGGTGACAACAAAATCGGTCTCGTCACGACGACGGAAGAGAGCCAAGGCGGAACCTACGATCTGATCGTCGATTACGACGCCAACGGTGCCCCCTTGTCCGCCACCATTAACGGTGTCGCCGCGACCATCGATGGCTACTTAATTCGCGGTGTCGACGGAACGGCCACCGAAGGAATCGTGCTGAGTTTCACGCCTCCCGGTAGCGGATCAGCCGGTCAAGTGAATACGACCTTCAGACTCGGCAAGGGTGTTTCCGAAATGGTTGCACAATCCACTTCCAGAATCCTGGACGACGAAAATGGCGAAATTCACTTCGCTCAACAGAGTCTCGAAACGCAAAACGAAAATCTCGACCGCCAAATCGCGTCATGGGAAGCACGCTTGACGTTGATTGAAGAACAGCTTCGTCGCCAATATTCGACGCTTGAGACGACGCTTAGCAAAATGAGAAATCAAAGCAATTACCTTGCAGGAGTGTTAGGATAA
- a CDS encoding flagellin yields the protein MSTRINHNMLSLTAQRAVWTSQNDLDSAVQRLSSGLRINYAWDDPTGLGISERLRSSITGMVEAEKNASYNVNMLQTAEGALAVIDEKLVRMRAIAVQASNGILTTLDRQVANVEFQQLKSEVNRIAQTANYNGYYLLDGSHAASTESTDTTQALGYNAVTTAADGDAIKFHIGESNQLGRDYYYLNLGGMTASDLGIDGLNVADTASSQAAIDTLIAAINSKDTERTFIGSMVERLQNTILNLKIQRENATASESQIRDADFAEEMSNFTRAQILMQTGVSMLSTANGLPNIVAQLVG from the coding sequence ATGAGTACACGTATCAATCACAACATGTTGTCCCTGACTGCTCAACGCGCAGTGTGGACATCACAGAACGACCTGGACAGTGCGGTACAACGGTTGTCCAGCGGTCTGCGCATCAACTACGCGTGGGATGATCCCACCGGGTTGGGCATTAGCGAGCGTCTTCGCTCTTCGATCACGGGTATGGTCGAAGCGGAAAAGAACGCTTCTTATAATGTCAACATGCTCCAGACGGCTGAAGGCGCCTTGGCCGTAATCGACGAAAAGCTGGTGCGTATGCGCGCTATCGCCGTGCAGGCATCCAATGGTATTCTCACGACTCTTGACCGTCAGGTCGCGAACGTCGAATTCCAGCAGCTTAAGTCGGAAGTCAACCGCATCGCACAAACCGCCAACTACAATGGTTACTACCTGTTGGACGGTTCGCATGCGGCAAGTACGGAAAGCACGGACACGACGCAAGCTCTCGGTTACAATGCCGTGACCACGGCTGCCGATGGCGATGCGATCAAGTTCCACATCGGCGAGTCGAACCAACTCGGCCGCGATTATTACTACCTCAATCTTGGTGGTATGACCGCTTCCGATCTGGGTATCGACGGTTTGAACGTCGCGGACACGGCTTCGTCGCAGGCCGCGATTGATACGCTGATTGCAGCCATCAACTCGAAGGATACCGAACGTACCTTCATCGGTTCGATGGTCGAACGTCTGCAGAATACGATTCTGAATCTTAAGATTCAGCGCGAAAACGCCACGGCCTCCGAATCGCAAATTCGCGACGCGGACTTCGCGGAAGAAATGTCGAACTTCACCCGCGCTCAAATCCTGATGCAAACGGGTGTCTCGATGCTGTCGACCGCGAACGGCTTGCCGAACATCGTCGCGCAGCTCGTCGGATAA